The following proteins come from a genomic window of Corallococcus sp. NCRR:
- a CDS encoding GNAT family N-acetyltransferase codes for MILRNVTDEDLPIFFEHQRDEVALRMAAFPSRERDAFLTHWRTKVLRPENVTRAIVADGRVAGYVGSWEQDGKRLIAYWVGREHWDKGIATRALSEFLVLEPNRPLHAWVAVHNVGSIRVLEKCGFRTVAQENPQDPDGVAEVLMELP; via the coding sequence GTGATCCTGCGCAACGTTACGGATGAAGACCTCCCGATCTTCTTCGAGCACCAACGCGACGAAGTCGCGCTGCGCATGGCTGCATTCCCGTCGCGGGAACGCGATGCCTTCCTGACCCACTGGCGCACGAAGGTGCTCCGCCCCGAGAACGTGACCCGCGCCATCGTCGCTGACGGCCGGGTCGCTGGGTACGTCGGCAGTTGGGAACAGGACGGCAAGCGCCTCATCGCCTATTGGGTGGGGCGCGAGCACTGGGACAAGGGCATCGCGACGCGGGCGCTCTCGGAGTTCCTCGTGCTCGAGCCGAACCGTCCGCTCCACGCGTGGGTCGCGGTCCACAACGTCGGGTCGATCCGCGTCCTCGAGAAGTGTGGCTTCCGCACGGTGGCCCAGGAGAACCCTCAGGACCCGGACGGAGTCGCCGAGGTCCTCATGGAGCTTCCCTGA
- a CDS encoding GH3 family domain-containing protein, with protein sequence MLSATMAALTPSALRFRHALRQPEAAQAECLMRILRAVEGAAQAARMPHFGRIRTAREFQDAVPITTPDTVAEDVERIARGEARVLTREPVLRFELSGGSSGASKRVPVTRGLLREFQRALAPMLHEVFLRRPAVREGPSYWSISPLGRRQHRTEGGIPVGSAEDSAWFPRPLQPLLSRVFAVPGAVGQAPHVEPCRYVTLWYLVRCSNLSLISVWNPSFLTLLMDALERHGERLAEDLERGTLRPPEHDADGAPVGQDPAWTALVQGLQGVRDIPSAQRLRDGLSSTRTLWPGLALLSMWTDAQAAHAVAGACRRFPGVEVQGKGLLATEGVLTVPLFEAPAPVLAVRSHFIEFMDPERPEARPLLAHELTAGRTYAVLLSTSGGLLRYRLGDLVRVEGFVHATPCLRFLGRADAVSDFVGEKLSAARVGAVLDAVLGNTRPAFAMLAPEWGTPPAYRLFLETDQPADALAANVERALCEGHHYRYARELGQLGPVRAVRVNQGARRYEARCIQLGQRAGDIKPVDLHRQAGWAEWFGRGTS encoded by the coding sequence ATGCTGTCCGCCACGATGGCGGCGCTGACGCCGTCCGCGCTGCGCTTCCGTCACGCGCTGCGCCAGCCCGAAGCCGCCCAGGCGGAATGCCTCATGCGCATCCTCCGAGCCGTGGAGGGAGCGGCACAGGCCGCGCGGATGCCGCACTTCGGTCGTATCCGCACGGCGCGAGAGTTCCAGGACGCGGTGCCCATCACCACACCGGACACGGTGGCGGAAGACGTCGAGCGCATCGCGCGAGGAGAAGCGCGGGTCCTCACGCGCGAGCCGGTGCTGCGCTTCGAGCTGTCCGGTGGCTCCTCAGGCGCGTCCAAGCGGGTGCCAGTGACACGGGGGCTGCTGCGCGAGTTCCAGCGTGCGCTCGCGCCCATGCTGCACGAGGTCTTCCTGCGCCGCCCCGCCGTGCGCGAGGGCCCCAGCTACTGGTCCATCTCTCCCTTGGGCCGGAGACAGCACCGGACAGAGGGCGGCATCCCGGTGGGCTCGGCCGAGGACAGCGCGTGGTTCCCGCGCCCGTTGCAGCCGCTGCTCTCGCGCGTCTTCGCCGTGCCGGGCGCGGTGGGCCAGGCTCCGCATGTCGAGCCGTGCCGTTACGTGACGCTGTGGTACCTCGTGCGGTGTTCGAACCTGTCGCTGATCAGCGTCTGGAACCCCAGCTTCCTCACGCTGCTCATGGACGCACTGGAGCGGCACGGCGAGCGGCTCGCGGAGGACCTGGAGCGCGGCACGCTGCGGCCTCCCGAACACGACGCGGACGGCGCGCCCGTGGGCCAGGACCCAGCCTGGACGGCGCTCGTGCAGGGGCTCCAGGGCGTGCGCGACATCCCGAGCGCCCAGCGACTGCGTGACGGACTGTCCTCCACACGCACACTCTGGCCAGGGCTCGCGCTCCTGAGCATGTGGACGGACGCCCAGGCCGCGCACGCCGTGGCGGGCGCATGCCGCCGCTTCCCAGGCGTCGAGGTCCAGGGCAAGGGCCTGCTCGCCACGGAGGGTGTCCTCACGGTGCCCCTCTTCGAAGCGCCCGCACCGGTGCTCGCGGTCCGGAGCCACTTCATCGAGTTCATGGACCCGGAGCGGCCCGAAGCACGCCCACTCCTGGCGCACGAGCTGACGGCGGGCCGCACCTATGCGGTACTCCTCTCCACGTCCGGCGGACTGCTGCGCTACCGGCTGGGGGACCTCGTCCGCGTGGAGGGCTTCGTACACGCGACACCCTGCCTGCGGTTCCTCGGCCGGGCGGATGCTGTCTCGGACTTCGTGGGTGAGAAGCTCTCCGCCGCGCGAGTGGGCGCGGTGCTGGACGCCGTGCTGGGCAACACGCGTCCCGCCTTCGCCATGCTCGCGCCGGAGTGGGGGACACCGCCGGCCTACCGTCTGTTCCTTGAGACGGATCAACCCGCCGACGCACTGGCCGCGAACGTGGAGCGAGCCCTGTGCGAAGGCCATCACTACCGCTACGCACGGGAGCTGGGACAGCTCGGTCCGGTGCGCGCGGTGCGCGTGAACCAGGGGGCCCGGCGTTACGAGGCCCGATGCATCCAGCTCGGTCAGCGCGCGGGCGACATCAAGCCCGTGGACCTACACCGTCAGGCCGGCTGGGCGGAGTGGTTCGGAAGAGGGACGTCATGA
- a CDS encoding DapH/DapD/GlmU-related protein has product MSPLPATASLLPTAVGPHFTLASSARLLGTTQVGPGAIISRGAVVRSVGGSVMLGAFSTLREDAVVVGTPERPTSIGEKTVLGSRSLVMGARVGSLCDVGDGAILMPGVTLGDRCLVGEGTVLPPGMTVPDQSVVLGRPGQVLRMLSSEDLTHLQQRRGGDLSLPAAPLTPFSARDRAEDAPMGQLYAFRDRHPFVHPTATLFSSAEVSGDVVIGAGAIIGAGVKITGDLNGPVRIGARVQILENTVLHLQPDTMLVLDEGVVVGPGCVLHACNLGAGTVVEPGAILCEGSHLGKGCHVAAGSLVKARAVFPDYALVEGFPATQVGTRTSPPEPPRWVLRPEDLPGLRRMG; this is encoded by the coding sequence GTAGGTCCTCATTTCACCCTGGCCTCGTCCGCGCGACTGCTGGGCACCACGCAAGTGGGGCCCGGGGCCATCATCTCCCGCGGCGCCGTCGTGCGCTCGGTGGGGGGCTCCGTGATGTTGGGAGCCTTCTCCACGCTGCGCGAGGACGCGGTGGTGGTGGGCACGCCCGAGCGGCCCACGTCCATTGGCGAGAAGACCGTGCTCGGTTCGCGCTCGCTGGTGATGGGCGCGCGCGTGGGGTCCCTCTGCGACGTCGGTGACGGCGCCATCCTGATGCCCGGCGTGACGCTGGGCGACCGCTGCCTGGTGGGCGAGGGCACCGTGTTGCCGCCCGGCATGACGGTGCCGGATCAATCCGTGGTGCTGGGCCGGCCGGGACAGGTCCTGCGGATGCTATCCTCCGAGGACCTGACCCACCTGCAGCAGCGCCGGGGCGGAGACCTGTCGCTGCCCGCCGCGCCTTTGACCCCTTTCTCCGCGCGCGACCGCGCCGAGGACGCCCCCATGGGACAGCTGTATGCCTTTCGCGACCGCCACCCCTTCGTCCACCCGACCGCCACGCTCTTCTCCTCCGCGGAGGTGTCCGGTGACGTGGTCATCGGCGCGGGGGCCATCATCGGCGCGGGCGTCAAGATCACCGGCGACCTGAATGGTCCGGTGCGCATTGGCGCGCGGGTGCAGATCCTGGAGAACACGGTGCTGCACCTGCAGCCGGACACCATGCTGGTGCTGGACGAGGGCGTGGTGGTGGGCCCGGGCTGCGTGCTGCACGCGTGCAACCTGGGCGCGGGCACGGTGGTGGAGCCCGGCGCCATCCTCTGCGAGGGCAGTCACCTGGGCAAAGGCTGCCACGTGGCCGCCGGCAGCCTGGTGAAGGCGCGCGCGGTGTTCCCGGACTACGCGCTGGTGGAGGGCTTCCCCGCGACGCAGGTGGGCACGCGCACATCACCGCCGGAGCCGCCGCGCTGGGTGCTGCGGCCCGAGGACCTGCCGGGCCTGCGGCGCATGGGGTGA
- a CDS encoding FG-GAP-like repeat-containing protein, whose protein sequence is MSVDVPTQPALAGTRVEWGGWVFPRWNDPRLPFAALLTLYGVLGFTFFGFNRSPGQMAFLVVSGTLLDAVLGWVLKRRKELPLSAYISCCSLALLLNYSHASTLLWLPVWLAIGSKYVLTFQGRHVFNPSMFAVAVSLLTTRELITAAPAYQWANGEVALSAFIVMAAMVLFFFRVGRGWLVVSFLTFYALQTALRAFILRHHLPPEVLFLGTLGAPSFFIFVFYMLTDPATSPATPKAQVLVALAITCVDLVLHLKESVYTFFYAALTVATCRFVFMHARELWRTKGASLRRLLAPDMLKRVGVVGGLGAVLATGYSVSAAQGERQAPLAFHLDAQDLKQAGLDSQMGHTLEELDPRVAHVAKWLVAVGDAVATGDFDGDGRLDLFLTHPLGTPEHHAGLYRNLGGLRFERVPVPALERFATRYKEEGLAGGGTFVDWDGDGDLDLAVAVAFGPVRLLRNTLRETGTAGFEDVTEAAGVTDHAVSLGLTFLDYDRDGHLDLLVLNVMTTHLPDYPEPAPPLNLFNLPEPESAGDRRMLRFMHDGWHNASNGGKNALYRGRGDGTFEKQDVDALGLKETHWSLAVSTVDLNQDGWTDLYVANDFGPDDIYLNEGGRHFRHIVGTRFGEIGRDTYKGMNASVADFDRNGWLDVYVSNVHHSLQAEGSLLWMVGPGEDAFVPRFQDEATFRGALNERRFGWGAAAGDLDDDGWPDLVQANGMVDARLDAEKWRIPAGQRNDYWYVNHKLMQSGPEVHTYADKWGDIRGRVLYPNEARRVYLNLGDARPGHFVDVAKEVGIEAPDNSRGVLMADLDDDGDLDVLITNQHAPVSLYRNTLRAGATDAHFVGLSLVGDGQRTHRSAVGTRVVVSYEENGKRVEQVREVGLMGGFSASADPRLHFGLGRHAGPVKAVIHWYGAQPQEVTLEADRYQEVRQPPAPTAQRGGP, encoded by the coding sequence ATGAGTGTGGATGTGCCGACGCAGCCAGCCCTCGCGGGCACGCGCGTGGAGTGGGGCGGCTGGGTCTTCCCCCGCTGGAACGACCCGAGGTTGCCCTTCGCGGCGCTGCTCACGCTCTACGGCGTGCTGGGCTTCACCTTCTTCGGCTTCAACCGCAGCCCCGGGCAGATGGCCTTCCTGGTCGTCTCCGGCACGCTGCTGGACGCGGTCCTGGGCTGGGTGCTCAAGCGGCGCAAGGAGCTGCCGCTCTCGGCGTACATCTCCTGCTGCTCGCTGGCGCTGCTGCTGAACTACTCGCACGCGAGCACGCTGCTCTGGCTGCCGGTGTGGCTGGCCATCGGTTCGAAGTACGTGCTGACCTTCCAGGGGCGCCACGTCTTCAACCCGTCGATGTTCGCGGTGGCCGTGTCGCTGCTCACCACGCGCGAGCTCATCACCGCCGCGCCCGCCTACCAGTGGGCCAACGGGGAGGTCGCGCTGTCGGCCTTCATCGTGATGGCGGCGATGGTGCTGTTCTTCTTCCGCGTGGGGCGCGGCTGGCTGGTGGTGAGCTTCCTGACCTTCTACGCGCTCCAGACGGCGCTGCGAGCGTTCATCCTCCGCCACCACCTGCCGCCGGAGGTGCTGTTCCTGGGCACGCTGGGCGCGCCGTCGTTCTTCATCTTCGTCTTCTACATGCTCACCGACCCGGCGACGTCGCCCGCGACGCCGAAGGCCCAGGTTCTGGTCGCGCTGGCCATCACCTGCGTGGACCTGGTGCTGCACCTCAAGGAGAGCGTCTACACGTTCTTCTACGCGGCGCTCACCGTGGCCACCTGCCGCTTCGTGTTCATGCACGCGCGCGAGCTGTGGCGCACGAAGGGCGCGTCGCTGCGCCGGCTCCTGGCTCCGGACATGCTCAAGCGCGTGGGGGTGGTGGGGGGACTCGGGGCGGTGCTGGCCACGGGCTACTCGGTGTCCGCGGCGCAGGGGGAGCGTCAGGCGCCGCTCGCGTTCCACCTGGATGCGCAGGACCTCAAGCAGGCGGGTCTGGACTCCCAGATGGGGCACACGCTGGAGGAGCTGGATCCGCGCGTGGCCCACGTCGCGAAGTGGCTGGTCGCCGTAGGCGACGCGGTGGCCACCGGCGACTTCGACGGGGACGGCAGGCTGGACCTGTTCCTCACGCACCCGCTGGGCACGCCGGAGCACCACGCGGGCCTGTACCGCAACCTGGGCGGGCTGCGCTTCGAACGCGTCCCCGTGCCCGCGCTGGAGCGCTTCGCCACCCGCTACAAGGAGGAGGGCCTGGCGGGAGGCGGGACGTTCGTGGACTGGGATGGGGATGGGGACCTGGACCTCGCGGTGGCGGTGGCCTTCGGGCCGGTGCGCCTCTTGCGCAACACGCTGCGCGAGACGGGCACGGCGGGCTTCGAGGACGTGACGGAAGCCGCGGGCGTGACGGACCACGCGGTGAGCCTGGGGCTCACGTTCCTGGACTACGACCGGGACGGGCACCTGGACCTGCTGGTGCTCAACGTGATGACGACGCACCTGCCGGACTACCCAGAGCCCGCGCCGCCGCTCAACCTCTTCAATCTGCCGGAGCCGGAGTCCGCGGGCGACCGCCGCATGCTGCGCTTCATGCATGACGGCTGGCACAACGCGAGCAACGGCGGGAAGAACGCGCTCTACCGGGGCCGGGGCGACGGCACGTTCGAGAAGCAGGACGTGGACGCGCTGGGGCTGAAGGAGACGCACTGGTCGCTCGCGGTGAGCACGGTGGACCTGAACCAGGACGGGTGGACGGACCTCTACGTGGCCAACGACTTCGGGCCGGACGACATCTACCTGAACGAGGGCGGCCGACACTTCCGGCACATCGTGGGCACCCGCTTCGGGGAGATTGGCCGGGACACGTACAAGGGCATGAACGCGAGCGTGGCGGACTTCGACCGCAATGGCTGGTTGGACGTGTACGTGTCCAACGTGCACCACTCGCTCCAGGCGGAGGGAAGCCTCTTGTGGATGGTGGGGCCGGGCGAGGACGCCTTCGTGCCCCGCTTCCAGGACGAGGCCACCTTCCGGGGCGCGTTGAACGAGCGCCGCTTCGGCTGGGGCGCGGCGGCCGGGGACCTGGACGACGACGGATGGCCGGACCTGGTGCAGGCCAACGGCATGGTGGACGCGCGCCTGGACGCGGAGAAGTGGCGCATCCCGGCGGGACAGCGCAACGACTACTGGTACGTGAACCACAAGTTGATGCAGTCCGGCCCGGAGGTGCACACGTACGCGGACAAGTGGGGCGACATCCGGGGCCGCGTGCTCTACCCGAACGAGGCGCGCCGCGTGTACCTCAACCTGGGCGACGCGAGGCCGGGGCACTTCGTGGACGTGGCGAAGGAGGTGGGCATCGAGGCGCCGGACAACTCGCGAGGCGTGTTGATGGCGGACCTGGACGACGACGGCGACCTGGACGTGCTCATCACCAACCAGCACGCGCCGGTGTCGCTGTACCGGAACACGCTGCGCGCTGGCGCCACGGACGCGCACTTCGTGGGCCTGTCACTGGTAGGGGACGGGCAGCGCACGCACCGGAGCGCGGTGGGCACGCGCGTGGTGGTGTCCTACGAGGAGAACGGCAAGCGCGTGGAGCAGGTGCGCGAGGTGGGGCTGATGGGTGGGTTCTCCGCGTCGGCGGATCCTCGGCTGCACTTCGGCCTGGGCCGTCACGCGGGGCCGGTGAAGGCGGTCATCCACTGGTATGGCGCGCAGCCGCAGGAGGTGACGTTGGAGGCGGACCGCTACCAGGAGGTGCGCCAGCCTCCCGCGCCCACGGCGCAGCGGGGAGGGCCCTGA
- a CDS encoding aromatic ring-hydroxylating oxygenase subunit alpha: MTMLTVDLDAEADLACCGALKDFWYVACLSTELPANRPVARTVFGTGLVLFRGPDGAPTALRDRCLHRNARLSQGDVFDGRLGCPYHGWVYDASGAVVEIPALGPPQRGEKLDAHACAHEGLKPAPCDVGRLARFPTREQDGLVYVYLGKDVTQARAEPFRVPYWNERGWTVYFMVTRFANGVTNLVENFMDVPHTSFVHRGWFRNPTRKRVPSTVKRHAGRVRMTYHQEEDALTGLGRLFNPRGLPLVHTDEFIVPNVTRVDYQWGDSGFAINSQCTPIGPTDTLVYTAISYRLPVDVPGAWVGRALTPLVRWYTRQVIQQDVRIMETQRQGLKGGPGGGVYSSTEADLHHADIEAYRRWLREGAHGPGPEDAERDVVFWV; encoded by the coding sequence ATGACGATGCTCACGGTGGACCTGGACGCGGAGGCGGACCTCGCCTGCTGTGGCGCGCTGAAGGACTTCTGGTACGTGGCCTGCCTCTCCACGGAGCTGCCTGCGAACAGACCCGTCGCGCGCACCGTGTTCGGCACGGGGCTGGTCCTCTTCCGCGGACCCGACGGCGCACCCACCGCGCTGCGAGACCGCTGCCTCCACCGCAACGCGCGACTGTCCCAGGGCGACGTGTTCGACGGCCGGCTCGGCTGCCCGTACCACGGCTGGGTCTACGACGCGTCCGGCGCGGTGGTGGAGATCCCCGCGCTGGGCCCGCCTCAACGCGGCGAGAAGCTGGACGCGCATGCCTGCGCGCACGAAGGGCTCAAGCCCGCGCCCTGTGACGTGGGGCGGCTCGCGCGCTTCCCCACGCGGGAGCAGGACGGACTCGTCTACGTCTACCTGGGCAAGGACGTGACCCAGGCCCGCGCGGAGCCCTTCCGGGTCCCCTACTGGAACGAGCGAGGCTGGACCGTCTACTTCATGGTCACGCGCTTCGCGAACGGCGTGACGAACCTGGTGGAGAACTTCATGGACGTGCCGCACACGTCCTTCGTGCACCGGGGTTGGTTCCGCAATCCCACGCGCAAGCGCGTCCCCTCCACCGTGAAGCGTCACGCGGGCCGCGTGCGGATGACCTACCACCAGGAGGAGGACGCGCTCACCGGCCTGGGGCGGCTGTTCAACCCGCGCGGCCTGCCACTCGTGCACACGGATGAGTTCATCGTCCCCAACGTCACGCGCGTGGACTACCAGTGGGGTGACAGCGGCTTCGCCATCAACTCCCAGTGTACGCCCATCGGGCCCACGGACACGCTCGTGTACACGGCCATCAGCTACCGGTTGCCGGTGGACGTGCCGGGCGCGTGGGTGGGCCGGGCGCTGACGCCGCTGGTGCGCTGGTACACGCGGCAGGTCATCCAGCAGGACGTCCGCATCATGGAGACGCAGCGCCAGGGACTGAAGGGCGGCCCCGGCGGCGGCGTGTACTCCAGCACGGAGGCGGATCTGCACCACGCGGACATCGAAGCGTATCGCCGCTGGCTCCGCGAAGGCGCGCACGGCCCCGGTCCCGAGGACGCGGAGCGCGACGTGGTCTTCTGGGTCTGA